In Cryptomeria japonica chromosome 10, Sugi_1.0, whole genome shotgun sequence, a genomic segment contains:
- the LOC131073358 gene encoding ethylene-responsive transcription factor 5, producing the protein MHYLADEAAETAKMLERISQFLLGEDYSFSNDSSNNKRMEEAANGWWKEVENGKEEEEEVVQLFREEVKHYRGVRRLKFRGKFAAEIRNPEKKGMRIWLGTFSTAEAAAAAYDRAAFKLRGSRAILNFPLNVESGRYVDSHSQSLISQTPLSSSDKRRRISKN; encoded by the coding sequence ATGCATTATCTAGCCGATGAAGCAGCGGAGACTGCAAAAATGTTAGAAAGAATTTCCCAGTTTCTGCTGGGTGAAGATTACTCGTTTTCAAATGATAGCAGTAATAATAAGAGAATGGAGGAGGCTGCGAATGGGTGGTGGAAAGAAGTGGAAAATGgaaaggaggaagaggaagaggtagtTCAGTTGTTTAGAGAGGAAGTGAAACATTACAGAGGTGTGAGACGACTTAAATTTCGAGGAAAGTTTGCTGCTGAGATAAGAAACCCTGAGAAAAAAGGCATGAGAATTTGGCTTGGGACTTTCAGTACAGCAGAAGCAGCTGCAGCGGCATATGACCGTGCGGCTTTCAAGTTGCGTGGCAGCAGAGCAATTCTGAACTTTCCCCTCAATGTTGAGTCCGGACGCTACGTGGATTCCCATTCTCAATCTCTCATTTCGCAGACTCCATTGAGCTCGTCAGATAAAAGAAGAAGAATTAGCAAAAATTAA